A single genomic interval of Flavobacterium sp. N2820 harbors:
- a CDS encoding four helix bundle protein: protein MKSYRDLIVWQKSMIWVTIVYSLTSKIPESEKFGLISQIRRSSVAIPSNIAEGYGRNYKKDYSRFLQIARGSLFECQTQIEIAINLNFISSGDCKEINELSIEIEKMLNSLINKLSEN, encoded by the coding sequence ATGAAAAGTTATAGAGATTTAATAGTTTGGCAAAAATCAATGATTTGGGTTACAATAGTTTATTCTCTAACATCAAAAATTCCTGAAAGTGAAAAGTTTGGATTAATTTCACAAATTAGGAGAAGTTCTGTAGCTATTCCTTCAAATATTGCTGAAGGTTATGGAAGAAATTATAAAAAAGATTATTCAAGATTTTTGCAAATAGCGAGAGGTTCATTGTTTGAATGTCAAACTCAAATAGAAATTGCTATTAATCTAAATTTTATTTCCAGTGGAGATTGTAAAGAAATCAATGAATTGTCTATTGAAATTGAAAAAATGCTAAATTCGCTAATAAATAAATTATCAGAAAACTAA